Proteins encoded together in one Cicer arietinum cultivar CDC Frontier isolate Library 1 chromosome 4, Cicar.CDCFrontier_v2.0, whole genome shotgun sequence window:
- the LOC101492638 gene encoding receptor-like protein 4 isoform X2 translates to MILPHFFFSFLCIIIITTTSTQTPSPPYPYGLSSYHINCGTSTNTTDSFNTTWLSDRFYTAGSTSLVSEPLRFNLPSEKTLRFFPPSSYGKKNCYSFPSLPSSRYLLRTFTVYDNYDAKSRPPSFDVSISATIIFNWRSPWPESTSRNGAYSDLFAFLHTPSASDLCFYGYATDAPIVSSIELFPVDSASYDSNSTGENFVLVNYGRISCGSDDHWGSGFTNDTDNFGRSWQPDETFRTGPDEAEAVRVLSTENTVSGANREPNYFPMKLYQTAVTTEHSLEYELGVDAKMDYMVWLHFAEIDSSVKKAGERVFDVLVNGNNATRVDIYKEVGSFAAFTWHYTVKNLSTNVLGIKLVAVSGAPLICGFENYALVPKDPSTHPLQVSAMKALKESLRVPGRMGWNGDPCAPTTWDAWEGVTCRMSDDKTTLLITEINLGSQGLKGNISGQISLLSDLVSLNLSSNSLGGGIPSALGQKSLIQVDLSNNQLMGSIPDSLTSSNLQLVLLNGNLLEGRVPEQLYSVGVHGGAIEFPAL, encoded by the exons ATGATTCTACCCcatttcttcttctccttcttgtgcatcatcatcatcactaCCACCTCCACCCAAACTCCATCTCCACCTTACCCCTACG GTCTGTCATCCTACCACATTAACTGCGGCACTTCAACAAACACAACAGACTCCTTCAACACAACCTGGCTCTCCGACCGTTTCTACACCGCCGGCTCCACCTCCCTCGTCTCTGAACCTCTCCGCTTCAACCTCCCCTCTGAAAAGACCCTCCGCTTCTTCCCTCCCTCTTCCTACGGCAAAAAAAACTGCTACTCTTTCCCCTCTCTCCCCTCCTCTCGCTACCTCCTCCGCACCTTCACCGTCTACGACAACTACGACGCCAAGTCCCGTCCCCCTTCCTTCGACGTTTCCATCTCCGCCACCATCATTTTCAACTGGCGCTCTCCCTGGCCTGAATCCACTTCCCGTAACGGCGCTTACTCCGATCTCTTCGCATTCCTCCACACTCCCTCCGCCTCCGATCTCTGCTTCTACGGCTACGCCACCGACGCTCCTATTGTCTCGTCTATCGAACTCTTTCCTGTCGATTCCGCTTCCTATGACTCCAACTCCACCGGAGAAAACTTCGTTCTCGTTAACTACGGTAGAATTTCATGCGGCTCCGATGATCACTGGGGTTCTGGTTTCACCAACGACACCGACAACTTCGGTCGGTCATGGCAACCGGACGAAACATTCAGAACTGGACCGGATGAAGCCGAAGCCGTCAGAGTTTTGTCAACGGAGAATACCGTTAGCGGCGCTAACAGAGAGCCGAATTATTTTCCGATGAAGCTGTATCAAACGGCTGTGACTACGGAGCATTCGTTGGAGTACGAATTGGGTGTGGACGCAAAGATGGACTATATGGTGTGGCTGCATTTCGCTGAGATTGATTCGAGCGTGAAAAAAGCTGGAGAGAGAGTGTTTGATGTGCTCGTCAATGGAAACAATGCAACAAGAGTTGATATATATAAAGAAGTGGGAAGTTTCGCTGCTTTCACTTGGCATTACACTGTCAAAAACTTGAGCACTAATGTTTTGGGGATAAAGCTTGTAGCTGTTTCTGGTGCCCCTCTTATTTGTGGCTTTGAAAATTATGCATTGGTACCTAAAGACCCTTCCACTCACCCTCTCCAAG TAAGTGCTATGAAGGCATTGAAGGAATCGCTTCGTGTTCCGGGTAGAATGGGTTGGAATGGTGATCCTTGTGCTCCTACAACTTGGGATGCTTGGGAGGGTGTTACCTGCCGTATGAGTGATGATAAAACTACTCTCCTCATTACTGAAAT AAATCTTGGCAGTCAAGGCTTAAAAGGGAACATAAGTGGCCAGATCAGTCTTTTGTCAGATTTAGTAAGCCT GAACTTGAGTTCTAATTCCTTAGGGGGCGGAATACCATCAGCACTAGGCCAAAAATCCCTGATACAAGT GGATTTATCCAACAATCAGTTAATGGGCTCTATACCTGACAGTTTGACATCTTCAAACTTGCAGCTTGT GCTATTGAATGGTAACCTATTGGAAGGACGAGTGCCAGAGCAACTTTATTCTGTTGGTGTGCACGGTGGAGCTATTGA ATTTCCAGCATTGTAA
- the LOC101492638 gene encoding receptor-like protein 4 isoform X4, whose product MILPHFFFSFLCIIIITTTSTQTPSPPYPYGLSSYHINCGTSTNTTDSFNTTWLSDRFYTAGSTSLVSEPLRFNLPSEKTLRFFPPSSYGKKNCYSFPSLPSSRYLLRTFTVYDNYDAKSRPPSFDVSISATIIFNWRSPWPESTSRNGAYSDLFAFLHTPSASDLCFYGYATDAPIVSSIELFPVDSASYDSNSTGENFVLVNYGRISCGSDDHWGSGFTNDTDNFGRSWQPDETFRTGPDEAEAVRVLSTENTVSGANREPNYFPMKLYQTAVTTEHSLEYELGVDAKMDYMVWLHFAEIDSSVKKAGERVFDVLVNGNNATRVDIYKEVGSFAAFTWHYTVKNLSTNVLGIKLVAVSGAPLICGFENYALVPKDPSTHPLQVSAMKALKESLRVPGRMGWNGDPCAPTTWDAWEGVTCRMSDDKTTLLITEINLGSQGLKGNISGQISLLSDLVSLNLSSNSLGGGIPSALGQKSLIQVDLSNNQLMGSIPDSLTSSNLQLVLLNGNLLEGRVPEQLYSVGVHGGAIDLSGNKGLCGVPSLPSCPMFWEHGRLSTPGKIAISLSCLFVFCVVLLLVYVYIRRKRNDYDFGLPHEIMALASKRNRYQRQKSLMLLELESQHAKGLPSPFTPQ is encoded by the exons ATGATTCTACCCcatttcttcttctccttcttgtgcatcatcatcatcactaCCACCTCCACCCAAACTCCATCTCCACCTTACCCCTACG GTCTGTCATCCTACCACATTAACTGCGGCACTTCAACAAACACAACAGACTCCTTCAACACAACCTGGCTCTCCGACCGTTTCTACACCGCCGGCTCCACCTCCCTCGTCTCTGAACCTCTCCGCTTCAACCTCCCCTCTGAAAAGACCCTCCGCTTCTTCCCTCCCTCTTCCTACGGCAAAAAAAACTGCTACTCTTTCCCCTCTCTCCCCTCCTCTCGCTACCTCCTCCGCACCTTCACCGTCTACGACAACTACGACGCCAAGTCCCGTCCCCCTTCCTTCGACGTTTCCATCTCCGCCACCATCATTTTCAACTGGCGCTCTCCCTGGCCTGAATCCACTTCCCGTAACGGCGCTTACTCCGATCTCTTCGCATTCCTCCACACTCCCTCCGCCTCCGATCTCTGCTTCTACGGCTACGCCACCGACGCTCCTATTGTCTCGTCTATCGAACTCTTTCCTGTCGATTCCGCTTCCTATGACTCCAACTCCACCGGAGAAAACTTCGTTCTCGTTAACTACGGTAGAATTTCATGCGGCTCCGATGATCACTGGGGTTCTGGTTTCACCAACGACACCGACAACTTCGGTCGGTCATGGCAACCGGACGAAACATTCAGAACTGGACCGGATGAAGCCGAAGCCGTCAGAGTTTTGTCAACGGAGAATACCGTTAGCGGCGCTAACAGAGAGCCGAATTATTTTCCGATGAAGCTGTATCAAACGGCTGTGACTACGGAGCATTCGTTGGAGTACGAATTGGGTGTGGACGCAAAGATGGACTATATGGTGTGGCTGCATTTCGCTGAGATTGATTCGAGCGTGAAAAAAGCTGGAGAGAGAGTGTTTGATGTGCTCGTCAATGGAAACAATGCAACAAGAGTTGATATATATAAAGAAGTGGGAAGTTTCGCTGCTTTCACTTGGCATTACACTGTCAAAAACTTGAGCACTAATGTTTTGGGGATAAAGCTTGTAGCTGTTTCTGGTGCCCCTCTTATTTGTGGCTTTGAAAATTATGCATTGGTACCTAAAGACCCTTCCACTCACCCTCTCCAAG TAAGTGCTATGAAGGCATTGAAGGAATCGCTTCGTGTTCCGGGTAGAATGGGTTGGAATGGTGATCCTTGTGCTCCTACAACTTGGGATGCTTGGGAGGGTGTTACCTGCCGTATGAGTGATGATAAAACTACTCTCCTCATTACTGAAAT AAATCTTGGCAGTCAAGGCTTAAAAGGGAACATAAGTGGCCAGATCAGTCTTTTGTCAGATTTAGTAAGCCT GAACTTGAGTTCTAATTCCTTAGGGGGCGGAATACCATCAGCACTAGGCCAAAAATCCCTGATACAAGT GGATTTATCCAACAATCAGTTAATGGGCTCTATACCTGACAGTTTGACATCTTCAAACTTGCAGCTTGT GCTATTGAATGGTAACCTATTGGAAGGACGAGTGCCAGAGCAACTTTATTCTGTTGGTGTGCACGGTGGAGCTATTGA TCTCTCTGGCAACAAGGGTTTGTGTGGTGTACCATCTCTACCATCATGTCCTATGTTTTGGGAGCATGGCAGATTATCGACTCCGGGTAAAATTGCAATAAGCTTGTCATGTCTTTTTGTTTTCTGTGTGGTGCTGCTGCTGGTATATGTCTACATCAGAAGGAAAAGGAACGATTATGACTTTGGTCTTccccatgaaataatgg CTCTAGCCTCCAAGAGAAACCGATATCAGAGGCAGAAATCATTGATGCTTCTTGAGCTGGAGAGCCAACATGCCAAGGGATTACCTTCACCTTTTACTCCACAGTAA
- the LOC101492638 gene encoding receptor-like protein 4 isoform X1 produces MILPHFFFSFLCIIIITTTSTQTPSPPYPYGLSSYHINCGTSTNTTDSFNTTWLSDRFYTAGSTSLVSEPLRFNLPSEKTLRFFPPSSYGKKNCYSFPSLPSSRYLLRTFTVYDNYDAKSRPPSFDVSISATIIFNWRSPWPESTSRNGAYSDLFAFLHTPSASDLCFYGYATDAPIVSSIELFPVDSASYDSNSTGENFVLVNYGRISCGSDDHWGSGFTNDTDNFGRSWQPDETFRTGPDEAEAVRVLSTENTVSGANREPNYFPMKLYQTAVTTEHSLEYELGVDAKMDYMVWLHFAEIDSSVKKAGERVFDVLVNGNNATRVDIYKEVGSFAAFTWHYTVKNLSTNVLGIKLVAVSGAPLICGFENYALVPKDPSTHPLQVSAMKALKESLRVPGRMGWNGDPCAPTTWDAWEGVTCRMSDDKTTLLITEINLGSQGLKGNISGQISLLSDLVSLNLSSNSLGGGIPSALGQKSLIQVDLSNNQLMGSIPDSLTSSNLQLVLLNGNLLEGRVPEQLYSVGVHGGAIDSFFCIFRFPAL; encoded by the exons ATGATTCTACCCcatttcttcttctccttcttgtgcatcatcatcatcactaCCACCTCCACCCAAACTCCATCTCCACCTTACCCCTACG GTCTGTCATCCTACCACATTAACTGCGGCACTTCAACAAACACAACAGACTCCTTCAACACAACCTGGCTCTCCGACCGTTTCTACACCGCCGGCTCCACCTCCCTCGTCTCTGAACCTCTCCGCTTCAACCTCCCCTCTGAAAAGACCCTCCGCTTCTTCCCTCCCTCTTCCTACGGCAAAAAAAACTGCTACTCTTTCCCCTCTCTCCCCTCCTCTCGCTACCTCCTCCGCACCTTCACCGTCTACGACAACTACGACGCCAAGTCCCGTCCCCCTTCCTTCGACGTTTCCATCTCCGCCACCATCATTTTCAACTGGCGCTCTCCCTGGCCTGAATCCACTTCCCGTAACGGCGCTTACTCCGATCTCTTCGCATTCCTCCACACTCCCTCCGCCTCCGATCTCTGCTTCTACGGCTACGCCACCGACGCTCCTATTGTCTCGTCTATCGAACTCTTTCCTGTCGATTCCGCTTCCTATGACTCCAACTCCACCGGAGAAAACTTCGTTCTCGTTAACTACGGTAGAATTTCATGCGGCTCCGATGATCACTGGGGTTCTGGTTTCACCAACGACACCGACAACTTCGGTCGGTCATGGCAACCGGACGAAACATTCAGAACTGGACCGGATGAAGCCGAAGCCGTCAGAGTTTTGTCAACGGAGAATACCGTTAGCGGCGCTAACAGAGAGCCGAATTATTTTCCGATGAAGCTGTATCAAACGGCTGTGACTACGGAGCATTCGTTGGAGTACGAATTGGGTGTGGACGCAAAGATGGACTATATGGTGTGGCTGCATTTCGCTGAGATTGATTCGAGCGTGAAAAAAGCTGGAGAGAGAGTGTTTGATGTGCTCGTCAATGGAAACAATGCAACAAGAGTTGATATATATAAAGAAGTGGGAAGTTTCGCTGCTTTCACTTGGCATTACACTGTCAAAAACTTGAGCACTAATGTTTTGGGGATAAAGCTTGTAGCTGTTTCTGGTGCCCCTCTTATTTGTGGCTTTGAAAATTATGCATTGGTACCTAAAGACCCTTCCACTCACCCTCTCCAAG TAAGTGCTATGAAGGCATTGAAGGAATCGCTTCGTGTTCCGGGTAGAATGGGTTGGAATGGTGATCCTTGTGCTCCTACAACTTGGGATGCTTGGGAGGGTGTTACCTGCCGTATGAGTGATGATAAAACTACTCTCCTCATTACTGAAAT AAATCTTGGCAGTCAAGGCTTAAAAGGGAACATAAGTGGCCAGATCAGTCTTTTGTCAGATTTAGTAAGCCT GAACTTGAGTTCTAATTCCTTAGGGGGCGGAATACCATCAGCACTAGGCCAAAAATCCCTGATACAAGT GGATTTATCCAACAATCAGTTAATGGGCTCTATACCTGACAGTTTGACATCTTCAAACTTGCAGCTTGT GCTATTGAATGGTAACCTATTGGAAGGACGAGTGCCAGAGCAACTTTATTCTGTTGGTGTGCACGGTGGAGCTATTGA TTCTTTTTTCTGCATTTTCAGATTTCCAGCATTGTAA
- the LOC101492638 gene encoding receptor-like protein 4 isoform X3, translated as MILPHFFFSFLCIIIITTTSTQTPSPPYPYGLSSYHINCGTSTNTTDSFNTTWLSDRFYTAGSTSLVSEPLRFNLPSEKTLRFFPPSSYGKKNCYSFPSLPSSRYLLRTFTVYDNYDAKSRPPSFDVSISATIIFNWRSPWPESTSRNGAYSDLFAFLHTPSASDLCFYGYATDAPIVSSIELFPVDSASYDSNSTGENFVLVNYGRISCGSDDHWGSGFTNDTDNFGRSWQPDETFRTGPDEAEAVRVLSTENTVSGANREPNYFPMKLYQTAVTTEHSLEYELGVDAKMDYMVWLHFAEIDSSVKKAGERVFDVLVNGNNATRVDIYKEVGSFAAFTWHYTVKNLSTNVLGIKLVAVSGAPLICGFENYALVPKDPSTHPLQVSAMKALKESLRVPGRMGWNGDPCAPTTWDAWEGVTCRMSDDKTTLLITEINLGSQGLKGNISGQISLLSDLVSLNLSSNSLGGGIPSALGQKSLIQVDLSNNQLMGSIPDSLTSSNLQLVLLNGNLLEGRVPEQLYSVGVHGGAIEDRS; from the exons ATGATTCTACCCcatttcttcttctccttcttgtgcatcatcatcatcactaCCACCTCCACCCAAACTCCATCTCCACCTTACCCCTACG GTCTGTCATCCTACCACATTAACTGCGGCACTTCAACAAACACAACAGACTCCTTCAACACAACCTGGCTCTCCGACCGTTTCTACACCGCCGGCTCCACCTCCCTCGTCTCTGAACCTCTCCGCTTCAACCTCCCCTCTGAAAAGACCCTCCGCTTCTTCCCTCCCTCTTCCTACGGCAAAAAAAACTGCTACTCTTTCCCCTCTCTCCCCTCCTCTCGCTACCTCCTCCGCACCTTCACCGTCTACGACAACTACGACGCCAAGTCCCGTCCCCCTTCCTTCGACGTTTCCATCTCCGCCACCATCATTTTCAACTGGCGCTCTCCCTGGCCTGAATCCACTTCCCGTAACGGCGCTTACTCCGATCTCTTCGCATTCCTCCACACTCCCTCCGCCTCCGATCTCTGCTTCTACGGCTACGCCACCGACGCTCCTATTGTCTCGTCTATCGAACTCTTTCCTGTCGATTCCGCTTCCTATGACTCCAACTCCACCGGAGAAAACTTCGTTCTCGTTAACTACGGTAGAATTTCATGCGGCTCCGATGATCACTGGGGTTCTGGTTTCACCAACGACACCGACAACTTCGGTCGGTCATGGCAACCGGACGAAACATTCAGAACTGGACCGGATGAAGCCGAAGCCGTCAGAGTTTTGTCAACGGAGAATACCGTTAGCGGCGCTAACAGAGAGCCGAATTATTTTCCGATGAAGCTGTATCAAACGGCTGTGACTACGGAGCATTCGTTGGAGTACGAATTGGGTGTGGACGCAAAGATGGACTATATGGTGTGGCTGCATTTCGCTGAGATTGATTCGAGCGTGAAAAAAGCTGGAGAGAGAGTGTTTGATGTGCTCGTCAATGGAAACAATGCAACAAGAGTTGATATATATAAAGAAGTGGGAAGTTTCGCTGCTTTCACTTGGCATTACACTGTCAAAAACTTGAGCACTAATGTTTTGGGGATAAAGCTTGTAGCTGTTTCTGGTGCCCCTCTTATTTGTGGCTTTGAAAATTATGCATTGGTACCTAAAGACCCTTCCACTCACCCTCTCCAAG TAAGTGCTATGAAGGCATTGAAGGAATCGCTTCGTGTTCCGGGTAGAATGGGTTGGAATGGTGATCCTTGTGCTCCTACAACTTGGGATGCTTGGGAGGGTGTTACCTGCCGTATGAGTGATGATAAAACTACTCTCCTCATTACTGAAAT AAATCTTGGCAGTCAAGGCTTAAAAGGGAACATAAGTGGCCAGATCAGTCTTTTGTCAGATTTAGTAAGCCT GAACTTGAGTTCTAATTCCTTAGGGGGCGGAATACCATCAGCACTAGGCCAAAAATCCCTGATACAAGT GGATTTATCCAACAATCAGTTAATGGGCTCTATACCTGACAGTTTGACATCTTCAAACTTGCAGCTTGT GCTATTGAATGGTAACCTATTGGAAGGACGAGTGCCAGAGCAACTTTATTCTGTTGGTGTGCACGGTGGAGCTATTGA AGATAGAAGCTAG